The sequence below is a genomic window from Daphnia pulicaria isolate SC F1-1A chromosome 6, SC_F0-13Bv2, whole genome shotgun sequence.
caaaggaaaaggttacatatagtgcaaacaaactgtaATGCATTGACAGGGGGGCTTACATGCAGATAAATGATGGTCAGACaccaacatttcacaaatttgaaacagatttaactcttctatttaagTTCCCAGAATCACTGCATTTGTATTCTacgttttattttccaaacagcatggagtgatTATTGGTCGACATCACAGTTtacacgacgaccacatttttggaattttatttgttgcctTATATTCTTATTAGTGCAGCCAAATAGCCTACGTTTCTAAaataagtttctttttctttaaaatcttaataaatttcttctcttttcgaaacTTGTAAATGtgtaaaaacttaaaaagcagacgacactcatTTTCTAATTAGTCATGCTTGAAATTTAAGCTAtcgattgaaattaaaaatcgaccccaTATTACCTAACCGACAATTTTAGTAATCTAATCTAGTAGATCAAATAGTAATAGTAGTCTCATTGTCTCATCAAGTTAATTGAACATACCACAGACAAgataaaagtcaaaatttgcACGAAACCCGCGGATAATTATACTGTTAGACCGGAACAAGCCCCATTAGTTTCCCCGACGTTGTGgtgttgctgttgttcttttattacgGGCCGTTTGACAGTGTTGTTGTGTTGAGTTTATTGCACAGTTTTTCCAAGCTCAGCTGTCACCGAGCGGTCAAATTCGCCAATGCAGAAGaaatcaacaaacaaacaaacgaatcGAAACTGCGAGGGAACTTATTTAATCGGCGTTATTATTTGACTGTTTTGTTGGTGGTTATATGTTTTAAGTACGTCATTCGACACCTTACACGATATAAtacgacaacctcttcccatGAACCGGAAATCTGATGAGACACCACGAGGGGGGACCCGTCAACTTACTGGAATATAGTCACCGAATACCCCCCGCTGGTATTGACTTTGTAACGGACACTTGGCTTATATAGTCACGAGGGGTCGTGCAGTGCGGGCGTTTCTTTTTGGATCAAATGGTTGCACAGATGATGCCACGTACCCGGTTGACAGAATCAGCGCAACTGATTGTCTAACAGGATGATTTGCTTGGGCGATGCATGAGTGGCGTGCCCATCACTACTACTCTCTGTCTCCCTCTAATCAGCAGTCGTGTGTGCaacatttcgtttttattataGTAGACATCGGGTATTTTTATATACACATGTTGGACACGTCTATCTGGCAATTGTGTGCACACATGCGGAGTGGGGGGTCAGAGTGTACGCAATCGATCAAATGGAGGCTAAATATCTATTGTATCCAGCCTATAATATACATACAACGCGGCGTAATCACGAAAGATACCAGCAGTCGGCAGAGCGTGAATGGTTGCTCATCACAATGTGCGCATCAATGATTTCATATAGGGCACTAGGCAGACTTGGCAGAGTTCTGAGAAAAATTGGAGAACATCATAATAAGTAATACGTTGAAATCATTTTCTGGAATAAGTTTTTATCAATTCCCTCCCCCCACCCACCGATGTAACCACATCTACTTCGTAATAATGATTTCCATTCAACTTGGGGGGAAATACACGCGACGCAACACACCGGGATATGACATCACCGACATGAGTGTATAATATAGTCGAATCAAATTAATGAGATGCGGTGTAGTCTGTCCTCCCGCTGTGTGGATCGATATTCCCGCCAGACAATATAGCCGCGCACCTGCGCAAATAATGCAGAATAGTACAGGAAGGtgtaaaaacacacacatataataacaatataatgataataataatataactcTGACTGATGAGAGAATGTCACaatttcatttcagaaaaGTATTCAAGTAAACAGCGGCCGGCGTGCAACACGAGAAATACATATAACTTTAATATCTTATATATAGGTTTATCCGAGGGTTTGTCTGCTGAATGATATCATCCCATATCCATGATGCAAAACTTCCCACTCTGCTTCTTTTATTCTACATCCCTTTTCCCCGcatcagaaaaaataaataaaatgttatcAAATCTTTATTCCGGCGATGGAATTACATCCCAAAGAGAAGGAGGATTAGATTTTTCTGctggctgccgccgccgctagAAGCTGATGCAgtagtatgtgtgtgtataattgTTGCACAACAgcagagaataaaaaaaaaaaagagattagaTGCCAAGTAAGGGGAAATTGATTCCTCTTTTCtcttgaagagagaaaaatgcaTCCGCGATTGGATGACACATCAAACGGAGCGATTTCGCCGAGAGAGGTACTGCGACAATCCTTTGCgaattctttctctttcaattTGTCGGCAGCATCGTCAATTATGCGACGAGTTTCTAGATGAATCGTTTTCGTTGATTTctcgtttgaatttctttggaacaatttttttcttgttgtggaTTATTAGAACGCCGACTCTTCCGTCGATTGCGGAAGGAGATGGTCGTCGTTGATGCAGGAACAACTGGTCGAGTCCGAGACCAAACGGACCACCACCAATTTGTGATGTTCCAGTTGATGCTCTTCTTGATTGGGATGGCGAATGGGACTCTTGAGGGATTTCATCCGGATGGACACGGACGTCTCCGGATCGGCCATCGAACAAGAGGATGACGTCAGCGACGGCGAATTAATATGATGCTGGGCTCGCATTTCCATGACGTCCTGGTTTTCTTTATGAAGAAGCAAAGTGATGCCCGGCTGGCCCCCAATCGTGTTGGCCATGACGTAAGCCGATTGCGACTCGCTAGAGTcaatttctttcatcgacaGGTGAACAGTTATCGATTGCTTGAGAGAAGGAGATCCACGACCGCCATCAGCGCAATTCAGGAAATTCCTACTGAATTTATTCTTATTAGAGGAATGTTGGTAAAGACAGCAGCGGCGGCCAAGGAGCCGCGTCGTAAATTTCTCCCAAGCCGACCGGAACTGTCAAGCCAATATTATTCAATTAATTAGAATGTTATACTATATAGGTCTAGGACCGATGATGGGAGAACTCACCTGAGTGTTGAGAAGTCCGTAGATGAGCGGATTGAGGACGGCGGATGATTTAGCGAAAAGCGACGGAATGGTGGCGAATGCCGGCGAAATAGCCCCgacgtaataataaaagaaattgctGTCGTCTGCCTCATTGCTGGTCGGCTGGTTGTCGTTGAATTGCTGCTGGCCGTCCAAGTTCAACGTCGTCGACATGTTCCTGCCTGGTCCGCCGGAATGGTCGGCAACTCCGATGAAAGTCTCGAAGAGGGCCAGAATGGAATAAGGAGTCCAGGCGGCCAGAAAGGCGCCGACCATACAGGCCACCATCACCGTCACCCGCTTCTCGGCCGcatcgtttccttttttctgttcCATTTTCTTGGCCGTCGGATGCGGTTGGTGGTCGCTGATTTGGTGTTGCGGCGTCGGCTGAAGCGTCGCCATCATGGTCCTCTTGAACTTGCCCGTCTATACATGTCGTCAGACAACATAGTGTGATATCGCATTAGATAAATATTTTCTATTGCCTCATCCATTTCACGCTTTTCCGGTTTGATTGAGCTTGTATAGAAGCGCTGAAAGGCCATCTATAAAATGCTACCCAATAAATCTTTTGCCTTCTATAGTGAGTCGAAGGCAACCTAGAGGCAACATGGGCGCTCCTTAGAGCTTTGTCGGTTATAAGCAGGAGCCAAGAAATTCAGTCTGAAAACCTGACGATAAGTAACAAGTTTGGTCGcaacagctgctgctgcctattACGGCTTACGTAATAACGCAACATCTTCTTGCCACAAAGAAATGGCTGAATCGACTGCTGGGCTTTGAACAGCTTTGAAAGCACATTGGCACTTTTGTTTCATCTCTGCATATAGTCCTTCTATACATTGCGCCGCAGCGCAGTTATTGCGTCGCACCCACTTTGAATTTCTGGAACAAGTCATATGGTTGAGGCATTCCGTGCCATACGTATTGAACTAATTGAATAACAAAGAGCGAACAAAACACTCTACTTGTTATCTAGTCGTAATGGAATCGTATATCTATTACTACCGCACAACACCCTTTTACATAACTGAAAGATGTTCCGCGCCTCCTTAATATCAAAATTACCTGTTTGACGACGCGCAGGATGCTGACGTAAGAGCAAATGATGACGACCAACGGGACGAACAATCCGAAGGCGAACATGTAGAGGATGTAGGATCGGTTGTTGGCCATCTTGGACTCCCAGTTGACTGAGCAGCTGGACAATGAAAACGagacaaaacaaatatttgttatgTTTAGAAATTCCATTAGTTCCGCATAATAACGCAGCCCCCATCAATTCGTTCCTTCCCTGGAATCCGATTCGGCAATCTCACTCAGCAATTTGGTTGCAACAGATTACGGGGATTGTCGCAGAACTGAGAGTATAAAATATAAGAGACGCCTTCGTATTGGAGGAAGCTCTAGAGCAATTCTAATCCTACTGAAGCCGCCATATATTCCGACGAAAAAATggaggaaaaagaataaggaaaattCCGATGGGAATAATAAACCAACTTCCGCATTTCTATTTGTAGATGTGTCAATAAATGATGCGTTGTAATATGACATCCAGCTGGAATAGCAACACTATGATATGTAATACAACACCCGAAATAACTGCCAGCAATGGATTGCGCCAGCTAGTATTAAATAACGACGCCATCACGGACGATATGAGCACTGCAGCCCCTTTACACTTCAACTGTAACCTGTCTTGAGACTCGTGTCGAAAGGACAAGTTAATCAAACTAGTTTCCTGACATTTGTAATGACGTGTACATTATTTCATCATTAATAATAGAATCACCCAATTGTTGTCTCGGCCACGGCCAGAGATGATGACGCACAACTATGCCGGCACGTATAGACGCACACCTATATTTAGGATAGTCGTTTGATGACGACGACTACGACGGGATTTGATATGCGATGACGACAAACACGACATAAAACCGTTCTTTAACTTTGTTTACGACT
It includes:
- the LOC124342678 gene encoding pinopsin-like is translated as MHNGRMKMAIPATNTSTSTIPANTSGTFLVGFIFDFVKESQSDLMESELMTSNNAASLNIVSRIDIDAEQTHAELAHLLMPIWAYQLAAGYLIFISVLGLLMNIVVVLVIVNDPQKMTPLNWMLLNLACSDGLIAGFGTPISAAAALQYDWPFSDELCVAYAMIMSTTGIGSITTLTALALWRCQLVVYCPANRNGAFSGVGGGSAKLGRVQAAVLLTLIWSYALAVTCPPLFGWGSYDREASHISCSVNWESKMANNRSYILYMFAFGLFVPLVVIICSYVSILRVVKQKKGNDAAEKRVTVMVACMVGAFLAAWTPYSILALFETFIGADDSNFFYYYVGAISPAFATIPSLFAKSSAVLNPLIYGLLNTQFRSAWEKFTTRLLGRRCCLYQHSSNKNKFSRNFLNCADGGRGSPSLKQSITVHLSMKEIDSSESQSAYVMANTIGGQPGITLLLHKENQDVMEMRAQHHINSPSLTSSSCSMADPETSVSIRMKSLKSPIRHPNQEEHQLEHHKLVVVRLVSDSTSCSCINDDHLLPQSTEESAF